A single Triticum dicoccoides isolate Atlit2015 ecotype Zavitan chromosome 2A, WEW_v2.0, whole genome shotgun sequence DNA region contains:
- the LOC119355087 gene encoding glucan endo-1,3-beta-glucosidase 14-like isoform X2 → MAVAEPSRTGSPPRVLLLVYAVLLTATDGALAAGGLSIGINYGQIADNLPSPSRVSMLLRSMQVSKVKLYDADQNVLSAFLDTGVEFVIGIGNENVSAMTDPAAARAWVQQHVRPYLPSTRITCITVGNEVFKGNDTALKDSLLPAMRSVYQALGALGLQGQVNVTTAHSLDIMGSSYPPSAGAFRPDVVPYIQPLLDFLSAARSPFLINCYPYFAYKDDPAGVPLEYVLFQPNAGVTDPTTGLNYDNMLYAQVDSVYAAVQALGHTDVDVKISETGWPSRGDPDEAGATPQYAGIYIGNLLRRIETKQGTPLRPAVPIDVYVFALFNENLKPGPASERNYGLFYPDGTPVYDVGLRGYLPPMDESDATRTAIHLLALIALAFVALVLS, encoded by the exons ATGGCCGTGGCGGAGCCGTCAAGAACAGGGTCGCCGCctcgcgtcctcctcctcgtctacGCCGTCCTTCTCACGGCCACAG ATGGGGCGCTGGCAGCCGGGGGCCTATCGATCGGCATCAACTACGGGCAGATCGCGGACAACCTCCCTTCGCCGTCGCGCGTGTCCATGCTCCTCCGGTCGATGCAGGTGAGCAAGGTGAAGCTCTACGACGCCGACCAGAACGTGCTGAGCGCGTTCCTGGACACGGGCGTGGAGTTCGTGATCGGCATCGGCAACGAGAACGTGTCGGCGATGACGgacccggcggcggcgcgggcgtggGTCCAGCAGCACGTCCGGCCGTACCTCCCGAGCACGCGCATCACCTGCATCACCGTCGGGAACGAGGTGTTCAAGGGCAACGACACCGCCCTCAAGGACAGCCTCCTGCCGGCGATGAGGTCCGTGTACCAGGCGCTGGGCGCGCTGGGCCTGCAGGGGCAGGTGAACGTCACCACGGCGCACTCCCTGGACATCATGGGCAGCTCCTACCCTCCCTCCGCCGGCGCGTTCCGGCCGGACGTGGTGCCCTACATCCAGCCGCTCCTCGACTTCCTGTCGGCGGCGAGGTCCCCGTTCCTCATTAACTGCTACCCCTACTTCGCCTACAAGGACGACCCCGCCGGCGTGCCGCTGGAGTACGTGCTGTTCCAGCCCAACGCCGGCGTGACGGACCCGACCACGGGGCTCAACTACGACAACATGCTGTACGCCCAGGTGGACTCGGTGTACGCCGCGGTCCAGGCGCTGGGCCACACCGACGTGGACGTGAAGATCTCCGAGACCGGGTGGCCGTCCAGGGGCGACCCCGACGAGGCCGGCGCCACGCCGCAGTACGCAGGGATCTACATCGGGAACCTGCTGCGGAGGATAGAGACGAAGCAAGGGACGCCGCTGCGGCCGGCGGTGCCCATAGATGTCTACGTCTTCGCGCTCTTCAACGAGAACCTCAAGCCGGGGCCGGCCTCCGAGCGGAACTACGGGCTCTTCTACCCCGACGGCACGCCGGTCTACGACGTCGGCCTGCGCGGCTACCTCCCGCCCATGGATGAATCGGACGCCACGCGGACG GCGATTCACTTGTTGGCGCTCATCGCCTTGGCATTTGTCGCCCTCGTCTTATCCTGA
- the LOC119355087 gene encoding glucan endo-1,3-beta-glucosidase 14-like isoform X1 codes for MAVAEPSRTGSPPRVLLLVYAVLLTATADGALAAGGLSIGINYGQIADNLPSPSRVSMLLRSMQVSKVKLYDADQNVLSAFLDTGVEFVIGIGNENVSAMTDPAAARAWVQQHVRPYLPSTRITCITVGNEVFKGNDTALKDSLLPAMRSVYQALGALGLQGQVNVTTAHSLDIMGSSYPPSAGAFRPDVVPYIQPLLDFLSAARSPFLINCYPYFAYKDDPAGVPLEYVLFQPNAGVTDPTTGLNYDNMLYAQVDSVYAAVQALGHTDVDVKISETGWPSRGDPDEAGATPQYAGIYIGNLLRRIETKQGTPLRPAVPIDVYVFALFNENLKPGPASERNYGLFYPDGTPVYDVGLRGYLPPMDESDATRTAIHLLALIALAFVALVLS; via the exons ATGGCCGTGGCGGAGCCGTCAAGAACAGGGTCGCCGCctcgcgtcctcctcctcgtctacGCCGTCCTTCTCACGGCCACAG CAGATGGGGCGCTGGCAGCCGGGGGCCTATCGATCGGCATCAACTACGGGCAGATCGCGGACAACCTCCCTTCGCCGTCGCGCGTGTCCATGCTCCTCCGGTCGATGCAGGTGAGCAAGGTGAAGCTCTACGACGCCGACCAGAACGTGCTGAGCGCGTTCCTGGACACGGGCGTGGAGTTCGTGATCGGCATCGGCAACGAGAACGTGTCGGCGATGACGgacccggcggcggcgcgggcgtggGTCCAGCAGCACGTCCGGCCGTACCTCCCGAGCACGCGCATCACCTGCATCACCGTCGGGAACGAGGTGTTCAAGGGCAACGACACCGCCCTCAAGGACAGCCTCCTGCCGGCGATGAGGTCCGTGTACCAGGCGCTGGGCGCGCTGGGCCTGCAGGGGCAGGTGAACGTCACCACGGCGCACTCCCTGGACATCATGGGCAGCTCCTACCCTCCCTCCGCCGGCGCGTTCCGGCCGGACGTGGTGCCCTACATCCAGCCGCTCCTCGACTTCCTGTCGGCGGCGAGGTCCCCGTTCCTCATTAACTGCTACCCCTACTTCGCCTACAAGGACGACCCCGCCGGCGTGCCGCTGGAGTACGTGCTGTTCCAGCCCAACGCCGGCGTGACGGACCCGACCACGGGGCTCAACTACGACAACATGCTGTACGCCCAGGTGGACTCGGTGTACGCCGCGGTCCAGGCGCTGGGCCACACCGACGTGGACGTGAAGATCTCCGAGACCGGGTGGCCGTCCAGGGGCGACCCCGACGAGGCCGGCGCCACGCCGCAGTACGCAGGGATCTACATCGGGAACCTGCTGCGGAGGATAGAGACGAAGCAAGGGACGCCGCTGCGGCCGGCGGTGCCCATAGATGTCTACGTCTTCGCGCTCTTCAACGAGAACCTCAAGCCGGGGCCGGCCTCCGAGCGGAACTACGGGCTCTTCTACCCCGACGGCACGCCGGTCTACGACGTCGGCCTGCGCGGCTACCTCCCGCCCATGGATGAATCGGACGCCACGCGGACG GCGATTCACTTGTTGGCGCTCATCGCCTTGGCATTTGTCGCCCTCGTCTTATCCTGA
- the LOC119355088 gene encoding alpha carbonic anhydrase 1, chloroplastic-like isoform X2, with translation MGSTRDGDASAIALLLLCACFLTSLACDSNGAKFGYTGPLGPDHWGGLDPNFTQCAMGTYQSPVDIKTRDVVYNPTLGPLHREYTAANATLVDNIFNIALRCEDAAGTVQIDGVKYKLDNIHWHSPSEHTINGERFAVEQHMVHFSDDGNISVVSILYRLGRPDPFLMQLQDKLSELYVEACRAEKGAPIPAGVVNMWPLRRYANMYYRYVGSLTTPPCTENVIWNIHGRVREMTLGQAAALIAPLEEGYRRNNRPTQPLNGRTVQFYRRFWKKKGNGKP, from the exons ATGGGGAGTACTCGCGACGGAGATGCATCAGCCATTGCTCTGCTGCTGCTGTGCGCTTGCTTTCTCACCTCCCTTGCATGTGACAGCA ATGGTGCCAAGTTTGGGTACACCGGTCCTCTCGGCCCCGATCACTGGGGGGGATTGGACCCCAACTTCACGCAGTGCGCCATGGGGACGTACCAGTCTCCGGTTGATATCAAGACCAGAGACGTGGTTTACAACCCGACGTTGGGGCCTCTTCACAGGGAGTACACCGCCGCGAATGCTACCCTCGTAGACAACATCTTCAACATCGCG CTGCGGTGCGAGGATGCTGCTGGGACGGTGCAGATCGACGGGGTGAAGTACAAGCTGGACAACATCCATTGGCACTCTCCTTCAGAGCACACCATCAACGGCGAGAGGTTTGCGGTGGAGCAGCACATGGTTCACTTCAGTGACGACGGCAACATATCCGTCGTGTCGATCCTGTACCGGCTCGGCAGGCCAGACCCTTTCCTCATGCAG ctgcaggaTAAGCTATCGGAGCTCTACGTGGAGGCCTGCAGGGCCGAGAAAGGCGCTCCCATCCCCGCCGGAGTCGTCAACATGTGGCCGCTGCGGCGTTACGCCAACATGTACTACCGGTACGTCGGGTCGCTGACCACGCCGCCGTGCACCGAGAACGTCATCTGGAACATCCACGGCAGG GTGAGGGAGATGACGTTGGGGCAGGCTGCCGCCCTGATCGCGCCCCTGGAGGAGGGCTACCGGCGCAACAACAGGCCGACGCAGCCGCTCAACGGCCGCACCGTGCAGTTCTACCGCAGGTtctggaagaagaaggggaacgggAAGCCGTAA
- the LOC119355088 gene encoding alpha carbonic anhydrase 1, chloroplastic-like isoform X1, whose translation MGSTRDGDASAIALLLLCACFLTSLACDSTDGAKFGYTGPLGPDHWGGLDPNFTQCAMGTYQSPVDIKTRDVVYNPTLGPLHREYTAANATLVDNIFNIALRCEDAAGTVQIDGVKYKLDNIHWHSPSEHTINGERFAVEQHMVHFSDDGNISVVSILYRLGRPDPFLMQLQDKLSELYVEACRAEKGAPIPAGVVNMWPLRRYANMYYRYVGSLTTPPCTENVIWNIHGRVREMTLGQAAALIAPLEEGYRRNNRPTQPLNGRTVQFYRRFWKKKGNGKP comes from the exons ATGGGGAGTACTCGCGACGGAGATGCATCAGCCATTGCTCTGCTGCTGCTGTGCGCTTGCTTTCTCACCTCCCTTGCATGTGACAGCA CAGATGGTGCCAAGTTTGGGTACACCGGTCCTCTCGGCCCCGATCACTGGGGGGGATTGGACCCCAACTTCACGCAGTGCGCCATGGGGACGTACCAGTCTCCGGTTGATATCAAGACCAGAGACGTGGTTTACAACCCGACGTTGGGGCCTCTTCACAGGGAGTACACCGCCGCGAATGCTACCCTCGTAGACAACATCTTCAACATCGCG CTGCGGTGCGAGGATGCTGCTGGGACGGTGCAGATCGACGGGGTGAAGTACAAGCTGGACAACATCCATTGGCACTCTCCTTCAGAGCACACCATCAACGGCGAGAGGTTTGCGGTGGAGCAGCACATGGTTCACTTCAGTGACGACGGCAACATATCCGTCGTGTCGATCCTGTACCGGCTCGGCAGGCCAGACCCTTTCCTCATGCAG ctgcaggaTAAGCTATCGGAGCTCTACGTGGAGGCCTGCAGGGCCGAGAAAGGCGCTCCCATCCCCGCCGGAGTCGTCAACATGTGGCCGCTGCGGCGTTACGCCAACATGTACTACCGGTACGTCGGGTCGCTGACCACGCCGCCGTGCACCGAGAACGTCATCTGGAACATCCACGGCAGG GTGAGGGAGATGACGTTGGGGCAGGCTGCCGCCCTGATCGCGCCCCTGGAGGAGGGCTACCGGCGCAACAACAGGCCGACGCAGCCGCTCAACGGCCGCACCGTGCAGTTCTACCGCAGGTtctggaagaagaaggggaacgggAAGCCGTAA